A region from the Aegilops tauschii subsp. strangulata cultivar AL8/78 chromosome 5, Aet v6.0, whole genome shotgun sequence genome encodes:
- the LOC109770929 gene encoding cytoplasmic tRNA 2-thiolation protein 1, protein MQSAAAPTRAGSRLCTRCGERKAALKRPKTLEQICRECFYIVFEDEIHQTIVDNNLFKAGERVAIGASGGKDSTVLAYVLSELNKRHKYGLDLFLLSIDEGITGYRDDSLETVKRNELQYGLPLKIVSYKDLYDWTMDDIVKAIGLKNNCTFCGVFRRQALDRGAALLKVDKIVTGHNADDIAETVLLNILRGDIARLSRCTFITTGEDGPIPRCKPFKYTYEKEIVMYAYFKKLDYFSTECIYSPNAYRGFAREFIKDLERMRPRAILDIITSGENFRISTTTRMPEQGTCERCGYISSQKLCKACVLLDGLNRGLPKLGIGRTAKVGAGADGSGEQQGKRAERRNRSSLQGKHGNLDF, encoded by the exons ATGCAGTCCGCCGCCGCTCCGACGAGGGCAGGGAGCCGCCTCTGCACGCGCTGCGGCGAGCGGAAGGCCGCGCTCAAGCGGCCCAAAACCCTAGAACAG ATATGTAGGGAATGCTTCTATATTGTcttcgaggacgagattcatcaaACTATTGTTGACAATAATTTGTTTAAGGCCGGTGAACGTGTGGCAATTGGAGCTTCTGGTGGAAAAG ATTCAACCGTGCTTGCGTATGTGTTATCAGAGTTAAACAAACGTCATAAATATGGTCTCGATTTGTTCCTTTTATCTATTGACGAAGGAATCACAGGCTATAGAGACGACTCCCTAGAAACTGTTAAAAGGAATGAACTACAG TATGGCCTACCACTGAAAATAGTTTCCTATAAGGATCTCTATGACTGGACAATGGATGATATTGTGAAAGCAATTGGCCTGAAGAACAATTGTACTTTCTGTGGTGTTTTTCGACGTCAG GCGCTAGACCGAGGTGCTGCTCTCTTGAAGGTTGATAAGATTGTAACTGGGCATAATGCAGATGACATTGCAGAGACTGTCTTGCTGAATATTTTACGTGGTGATATTGCAAG GTTAAGTCGATGCACTTTCATAACTACTGGTGAAGATGGACCAATCCCAAGATGCAAGCCTTTCAAATACACCTACGAAAAAGAGATTGTTAT GTATGCGTATTTCAAAAAGCTGGACTACTTCTCCACTGAAT GCATCTATTCACCAAATGCATATCGTGGATTTGCTCGTGAATTTATTAAAGATCTGGAAAGGATGAG GCCTAGGGCTATACTGGACATCATAACCTCTGGCGAAAATTTCCGGATATCCACAACAACAAGAATGCCAGAGCAAGGAACATGTGAACGCTGCGGTTACATTTCTAGCCAG AAATTATGCAAAGCGTGTGTCCTGCTAGATGGACTGAACCGAGGCTTGCCAAAACTAGGCATAGGGAGAACCGCTAAAGTCGGTGCTGGAGCTGATGGCAGTGGCGAGCAGCAAGGCAAACGAGCGGAGAGGAGGAATAGGTCGAGTCTACAAGGAAAACATGGCAACTTGGACTTCTGA